In the genome of Neovison vison isolate M4711 chromosome 3, ASM_NN_V1, whole genome shotgun sequence, one region contains:
- the TMEM211 gene encoding transmembrane protein 211 codes for MAGRVWAALGLSLACISALSLISPAWFQSHTFSFGILTYCSWPRGESWNQSCGTFRSLDDIPDFAWKVSAAILLGGWLLLAFNAVLLLSWALAPKGLCLRRGSGPMPGVQAVAATSITVGLLVFPISLASPFAKEACGASSVYHGGQCQLGWGYVTAILSAVLASFLPMIGRPRMTKVQGKIILFSGDTEKIILMPEMSK; via the exons ATGGCGGGCAGAGTCTGGGCAGCCCTGGGACTCTCCTTAGCTTGCATCTCGGCCCTTAGCCTCATCTCTCCTGCCTGGTTCCAGTCCCACACCTTCTCCTTTGGCATCCTTACCTACTGCTCCTGGCCTCGGGGTGAGAGCTGGAACCAGAGCTGTGggaccttcaggtccctggacgATATTCCTGACTTTGCCTGGAAG GTCTCAGCTGCAATTCTCCTTGGAGGATGGCTCTTGTTGGCCTTTAATGCAGTTCTCCTCCTATCTTGGGCCCTGGCCCCCAAAGGGCTGTGTCTCAGAAGGGGAAGTGGCCCAATGCCAGGGGTGCAGGCAGTTGCAG CCACCTCTATCACTGTGGGCCTGCTGGTTTTTCCCATCAGCCTGGCCTCCCCATTCGCCAAGGAAGCTTGTGGAGCCTCCTCTGTGTACCATGGTGGGCAGTGCCAGCTGGGCTGGGGCTATGTGACTGCCATCCTCAGTGCAGTCCTAGCCAGCTTCCTGCCCATGATTGGACGGCCCCGAATGACCAAGGTCCAGGGAAAGATCATCCTCTTCTCGGGTGATACTGAGAAAATCATCCTCATGCcagaaatgagcaaataa